The following are encoded together in the Synchiropus splendidus isolate RoL2022-P1 chromosome 7, RoL_Sspl_1.0, whole genome shotgun sequence genome:
- the si:dkey-13n15.2 gene encoding protein transport protein Sec24C isoform X3, with the protein MKDLPVLPFRARPRKNRANQWRGCRMMDVPPANQSQTPCQWADYSSWSSPCSPLPALQHLSVGSPQTQSSSSSSCNSSFGPPYHQAYVNGGQVPPPSSLPLPSKPHQASHVTPHCVQQVSPAPLVSPGFQNGPQMNPTVPLHPASPVQPAWLLPPNRGAEASEPDHGVTLQSPTSESRYGLNPELLPSAVKVMADDAAAWADKVFMSEPFSGLPPLPTTLCVFQDRGNVSPRVIRPTSYCAPFDGQMALRSRVPMGAVVTPLAGPADSETPPPLCREEECVSGCRSCGAYMCSAVSWQDCGQRFYCPFCGKLSEVSWQHYQPTAGVQGARVDREKRPELHMGSYEILSSQKDEAAVLLLAVDVSACALRTGNLEFVTRQLHELLSSLKREHGGTRVGLITYDSRVHLYDLSLHLSRPHMLVLTDTEDLLLPVSEGLLVPLEDCVESLHSVFQLLPHFTPECDDSAGVSLELPVRAGLAVLQTLKCPGKLLLFHTAPLTEIGPSTTSGFFGSNKPKTLFQPSDGAISLAKQCVSQGCGVHLFFLAFQDVGGAWPGHVPYLTGGALHSYSHLQGELDQERFSSDLRRTVKQDTGYKAELLMFVNKGPSPSKVAMATVDSWTSLAVELAHSRALEEPRGLVLQAVLKYSTQCGERRIRVHTLTLKCSRHLQDTYRNCQAQTLLTFYCKKMYCGALERPLQELREELQTEVTELLASYRKHCGSSSVSAGQLVLPQHLRALPVYVNSLRKSEVLLPGVRSSVHQRLQQRCQVVAMDPLSTATHFYPRLLPLFPALSGSLAGEAALRCSAASLDPGALYLVHAPLALLLWVGAEVPACTLAQLFNTSCFSSLPSGETKLPPLENSVSARVRSLVDSLNSQVSCARTLLVVKQGDACKEVLQRHLVEDKSPNGGASYADFLYHLHVNSVRLLQ; encoded by the exons ATGAAAGATCTGCCGGTGTTGCCTTTTAGAGCCCGCCCCAGAAAGAACCGAGCCAATCAGTGGCGTGGATGCAGAATGATGGACGTCCCTCCAGCCAATCAGAGCCAGACGCCATGTCAGTGGGCCGATTACAGCAGCTGGTCCTCCCCCTGTAGCCCCCTGCCCGCCCTGCAGCACCTCAGTGTGGGCTCCCCTCAGACCCAGAGCTCCTCTTCATCCAGTTGTAACTCCAGCTTTGGACCACCGTATCATCAAGCTTATGTCAATGGAGGACAGgtccctcctccatcttctcttcctcttccaagCAAGCCTCATCAAGCATCACATGTCACTCCTCACTGTGTCCAGCAAGTGTCGCCTGCTCCTCTTGTGTCCCCTGGTTTTCAGAATGGGCCACAAATGAACCCTACAGTTCCCCTTCACCCCGCCTCACCTGTCCAGCCTGCGTGGCTCCTCCCCCCAAACAGAG GTGCTGAAGCTTCTGAGCCGGACCACGGTGTCACGCTGCAG TCGCCGACCTCGGAGTCTCGCTATGGCCTGAACCCGGAGCTGCTGCCTAGTGCG gtgaaaGTCATGGCTGACGATGCAGCGGCGTGGGCAGACAAGGTTTTCATGTCGGAGCCTTTTTCTGGTCTTCCTCCCCTGCCCACCACGCTGTGTGTCTTCCAGGATCGAG gcaaTGTGAGCCCACGTGTCATCCGCCCCACGTCCTACTGCGCCCCCTTCGACGGTCAGATGGCTCTGCGCAGCCGTGTCCCTATGGGGGCTGTGGTCACTCCTCTGGCTGGTCCAGCGGACAGCGAG ACACCCCCGCCGCtgtgcagagaggaggagtgCGTGTCCGGGTGTCGCTCCTGTGGGGCCTACATGTGCTCGGCCGTCAGCTGGCAGGACTGTGGTCAGAGGTTCTACTGCCCCTTCTGTGGGAAGCTGAGTGAAG TGTCCTGGCAGCACTACCAGCCCACTGCTGGAGTCCAGGGCGCCCGGGTGGACAGGGAGAAGAGACCTGAGCTTCACATGGGCTCGTACGAGATCCTCAGCTCTCAGAAG GATGAAGCTGCTGTTCTTCTCCTGGCCGTCGATGTTTCTGCGTGCGCGCTGAGAACTGGAAACTTGGAGTTTGTGACGCGTCAGCTGCACGAGCTTCTCTCCTCCCTGAAGAG AGAGCACGGTGGGACCCGCGTCGGCCTGATCACATACGACAGCAGGGTCCACCTCTACGATCTCAGCCTCCACCTGTCCCGTCCACACATGCTGGTCCTCACAGACACAGAAGACCTGCTGCTTCCTGTGAGCGAGGGGCTGCTGGTGCCCCTGGAGGACTGTGTGGAGAGTCTGCACAG tgtgttccAGCTCCTTCCTCACTTCACGCCCGAGTGCGACGACTCCGCCGGAGTCTCTCTGGAGCTTCCTGTCAGAGCTGGACTCGCTGTGCTCCAA ACTCTCAAGTGTCCCGGcaagctgctgctcttccacaCCGCTCCTTTGACTGAGATTGGACCCTCCACCACCTCAGGTTTCTTTGGCTCCAACAAACCAAAG ACCCTCTTCCAGCCCTCGGACGGAGCCATCTCATTGGCCAAGCAGTGTGTCAGTCAAGGATGTGGCGTCCACCTCTTCTTTCTTGCCTTTCAAGATGTGGGCGGTGCCTGGCCCGGACACGTTCCCTATCTGACGGGCGGAGCGCTGCACTCCTACAGCCACCTTCAG GGAGAACTGGACCAGGAGCGGTTCAGCAGCGACCTCAGAAGGACTGTGAAGCAGGACACGGGTTACAAAGCAGAGCTACTGATGTTCGTCAACAAAG GTCCGAGCCCCAGCAaagtcgccatggcaacggtgGACTCCTGGACAAGCCTGGCGGTGGAACTGGCTCACAGCAGGGCTCTGGAGGAGCCCCGAGGTCTGGTCCTGCAG GCTGTCCTGAAGTACTCCACTCAGTGCGGAGAACGGAGGATCAGGGTTCACACACTCACCTTAAAATGCTCACGCCACCTGCAGGACACTTACCGCAACTGCCAGGCGCAGACTCTCCTCACCTTCTACTGCAAGAAGA TGTACTGCGGAGCTctggagcgccccctgcaggagctgAGGGAGGAACTGCAGACGGAGGTGACGGAGCTTTTGGCGTCCTATCGCAAACACTGCGGCTCCTCGTCAGTTTCGGCTGGTCAG CTGGTGCTTCCTCAGCATCTGCGAGCGCTGCCCGTCTACGTCAACAGTCTGAGGAAGAGCGAGGTGCTGCTCCCTGGAGTGAGGAGCTCCGTCCACCAGCGGCTGCAGCAGCGCTGCCAGGTCGTGGCCATGGATCCCCTCAGCACTGCCACTCACTTCTACCCCCGGCTGCTCCCGCTG ttTCCTGCCCTCAGCGGCTCTTTGGCTGGCGAGGCGGCGCTGCGCTGCAGTGCTGCCAGCCTGGACCCCGGCGCTCTGTATCTGGTTCACGCCCCCCTTGCCCTGCTGCTCTGGGTCGGTGCCGAGGTCCCAGCATGCACTCTGGCGCAGCTCTTTAACACCAGCTGCTTCTCGTCGCTGCCATCTGGTGAG ACCAAGCTGCCTCCTCTGGAGAACTCCGTCTCCGCGAGAGTCCGATCTCTTGTCGACTCACTGAACTCTCAGGTGTCCTGTGCTCGCACA ctgttgGTCGTGAAGCAGGGCGACGCCTGCAAGGAGGtcctgcagcgccacctggtggaagACAAGAGTCCAAACGGCGGGGCTTCGTATGCCGACTTCCTCTATCACCTCCACGTTAACTCGGTTCGCCTGCTGCAGTGA
- the si:dkey-13n15.2 gene encoding protein transport protein Sec24C isoform X2 encodes MQFPLRARPRKNRANQWRGCRMMDVPPANQSQTPCQWADYSSWSSPCSPLPALQHLSVGSPQTQSSSSSSCNSSFGPPYHQAYVNGGQVPPPSSLPLPSKPHQASHVTPHCVQQVSPAPLVSPGFQNGPQMNPTVPLHPASPVQPAWLLPPNRGAEASEPDHGVTLQSPTSESRYGLNPELLPSAVKVMADDAAAWADKVFMSEPFSGLPPLPTTLCVFQDRGNVSPRVIRPTSYCAPFDGQMALRSRVPMGAVVTPLAGPADSETPPPLCREEECVSGCRSCGAYMCSAVSWQDCGQRFYCPFCGKLSEVSWQHYQPTAGVQGARVDREKRPELHMGSYEILSSQKDEAAVLLLAVDVSACALRTGNLEFVTRQLHELLSSLKREHGGTRVGLITYDSRVHLYDLSLHLSRPHMLVLTDTEDLLLPVSEGLLVPLEDCVESLHSVFQLLPHFTPECDDSAGVSLELPVRAGLAVLQTLKCPGKLLLFHTAPLTEIGPSTTSGFFGSNKPKTLFQPSDGAISLAKQCVSQGCGVHLFFLAFQDVGGAWPGHVPYLTGGALHSYSHLQGELDQERFSSDLRRTVKQDTGYKAELLMFVNKDVRVSGCYGMFVPGPSPSKVAMATVDSWTSLAVELAHSRALEEPRGLVLQAVLKYSTQCGERRIRVHTLTLKCSRHLQDTYRNCQAQTLLTFYCKKMYCGALERPLQELREELQTEVTELLASYRKHCGSSSVSAGQLVLPQHLRALPVYVNSLRKSEVLLPGVRSSVHQRLQQRCQVVAMDPLSTATHFYPRLLPLFPALSGSLAGEAALRCSAASLDPGALYLVHAPLALLLWVGAEVPACTLAQLFNTSCFSSLPSGETKLPPLENSVSARVRSLVDSLNSQVSCARTLLVVKQGDACKEVLQRHLVEDKSPNGGASYADFLYHLHVNSVRLLQ; translated from the exons ATGCAGTTTCCGCTGAG AGCCCGCCCCAGAAAGAACCGAGCCAATCAGTGGCGTGGATGCAGAATGATGGACGTCCCTCCAGCCAATCAGAGCCAGACGCCATGTCAGTGGGCCGATTACAGCAGCTGGTCCTCCCCCTGTAGCCCCCTGCCCGCCCTGCAGCACCTCAGTGTGGGCTCCCCTCAGACCCAGAGCTCCTCTTCATCCAGTTGTAACTCCAGCTTTGGACCACCGTATCATCAAGCTTATGTCAATGGAGGACAGgtccctcctccatcttctcttcctcttccaagCAAGCCTCATCAAGCATCACATGTCACTCCTCACTGTGTCCAGCAAGTGTCGCCTGCTCCTCTTGTGTCCCCTGGTTTTCAGAATGGGCCACAAATGAACCCTACAGTTCCCCTTCACCCCGCCTCACCTGTCCAGCCTGCGTGGCTCCTCCCCCCAAACAGAG GTGCTGAAGCTTCTGAGCCGGACCACGGTGTCACGCTGCAG TCGCCGACCTCGGAGTCTCGCTATGGCCTGAACCCGGAGCTGCTGCCTAGTGCG gtgaaaGTCATGGCTGACGATGCAGCGGCGTGGGCAGACAAGGTTTTCATGTCGGAGCCTTTTTCTGGTCTTCCTCCCCTGCCCACCACGCTGTGTGTCTTCCAGGATCGAG gcaaTGTGAGCCCACGTGTCATCCGCCCCACGTCCTACTGCGCCCCCTTCGACGGTCAGATGGCTCTGCGCAGCCGTGTCCCTATGGGGGCTGTGGTCACTCCTCTGGCTGGTCCAGCGGACAGCGAG ACACCCCCGCCGCtgtgcagagaggaggagtgCGTGTCCGGGTGTCGCTCCTGTGGGGCCTACATGTGCTCGGCCGTCAGCTGGCAGGACTGTGGTCAGAGGTTCTACTGCCCCTTCTGTGGGAAGCTGAGTGAAG TGTCCTGGCAGCACTACCAGCCCACTGCTGGAGTCCAGGGCGCCCGGGTGGACAGGGAGAAGAGACCTGAGCTTCACATGGGCTCGTACGAGATCCTCAGCTCTCAGAAG GATGAAGCTGCTGTTCTTCTCCTGGCCGTCGATGTTTCTGCGTGCGCGCTGAGAACTGGAAACTTGGAGTTTGTGACGCGTCAGCTGCACGAGCTTCTCTCCTCCCTGAAGAG AGAGCACGGTGGGACCCGCGTCGGCCTGATCACATACGACAGCAGGGTCCACCTCTACGATCTCAGCCTCCACCTGTCCCGTCCACACATGCTGGTCCTCACAGACACAGAAGACCTGCTGCTTCCTGTGAGCGAGGGGCTGCTGGTGCCCCTGGAGGACTGTGTGGAGAGTCTGCACAG tgtgttccAGCTCCTTCCTCACTTCACGCCCGAGTGCGACGACTCCGCCGGAGTCTCTCTGGAGCTTCCTGTCAGAGCTGGACTCGCTGTGCTCCAA ACTCTCAAGTGTCCCGGcaagctgctgctcttccacaCCGCTCCTTTGACTGAGATTGGACCCTCCACCACCTCAGGTTTCTTTGGCTCCAACAAACCAAAG ACCCTCTTCCAGCCCTCGGACGGAGCCATCTCATTGGCCAAGCAGTGTGTCAGTCAAGGATGTGGCGTCCACCTCTTCTTTCTTGCCTTTCAAGATGTGGGCGGTGCCTGGCCCGGACACGTTCCCTATCTGACGGGCGGAGCGCTGCACTCCTACAGCCACCTTCAG GGAGAACTGGACCAGGAGCGGTTCAGCAGCGACCTCAGAAGGACTGTGAAGCAGGACACGGGTTACAAAGCAGAGCTACTGATGTTCGTCAACAAAG ATGTGCGCGTGTCCGGCTGTTACGGGATGTTTGTCCCAGGTCCGAGCCCCAGCAaagtcgccatggcaacggtgGACTCCTGGACAAGCCTGGCGGTGGAACTGGCTCACAGCAGGGCTCTGGAGGAGCCCCGAGGTCTGGTCCTGCAG GCTGTCCTGAAGTACTCCACTCAGTGCGGAGAACGGAGGATCAGGGTTCACACACTCACCTTAAAATGCTCACGCCACCTGCAGGACACTTACCGCAACTGCCAGGCGCAGACTCTCCTCACCTTCTACTGCAAGAAGA TGTACTGCGGAGCTctggagcgccccctgcaggagctgAGGGAGGAACTGCAGACGGAGGTGACGGAGCTTTTGGCGTCCTATCGCAAACACTGCGGCTCCTCGTCAGTTTCGGCTGGTCAG CTGGTGCTTCCTCAGCATCTGCGAGCGCTGCCCGTCTACGTCAACAGTCTGAGGAAGAGCGAGGTGCTGCTCCCTGGAGTGAGGAGCTCCGTCCACCAGCGGCTGCAGCAGCGCTGCCAGGTCGTGGCCATGGATCCCCTCAGCACTGCCACTCACTTCTACCCCCGGCTGCTCCCGCTG ttTCCTGCCCTCAGCGGCTCTTTGGCTGGCGAGGCGGCGCTGCGCTGCAGTGCTGCCAGCCTGGACCCCGGCGCTCTGTATCTGGTTCACGCCCCCCTTGCCCTGCTGCTCTGGGTCGGTGCCGAGGTCCCAGCATGCACTCTGGCGCAGCTCTTTAACACCAGCTGCTTCTCGTCGCTGCCATCTGGTGAG ACCAAGCTGCCTCCTCTGGAGAACTCCGTCTCCGCGAGAGTCCGATCTCTTGTCGACTCACTGAACTCTCAGGTGTCCTGTGCTCGCACA ctgttgGTCGTGAAGCAGGGCGACGCCTGCAAGGAGGtcctgcagcgccacctggtggaagACAAGAGTCCAAACGGCGGGGCTTCGTATGCCGACTTCCTCTATCACCTCCACGTTAACTCGGTTCGCCTGCTGCAGTGA
- the si:dkey-13n15.2 gene encoding protein transport protein Sec24C isoform X4, producing the protein MNPTVPLHPASPVQPAWLLPPNRGAEASEPDHGVTLQSPTSESRYGLNPELLPSAVKVMADDAAAWADKVFMSEPFSGLPPLPTTLCVFQDRGNVSPRVIRPTSYCAPFDGQMALRSRVPMGAVVTPLAGPADSETPPPLCREEECVSGCRSCGAYMCSAVSWQDCGQRFYCPFCGKLSEVSWQHYQPTAGVQGARVDREKRPELHMGSYEILSSQKDEAAVLLLAVDVSACALRTGNLEFVTRQLHELLSSLKREHGGTRVGLITYDSRVHLYDLSLHLSRPHMLVLTDTEDLLLPVSEGLLVPLEDCVESLHSVFQLLPHFTPECDDSAGVSLELPVRAGLAVLQTLKCPGKLLLFHTAPLTEIGPSTTSGFFGSNKPKTLFQPSDGAISLAKQCVSQGCGVHLFFLAFQDVGGAWPGHVPYLTGGALHSYSHLQGELDQERFSSDLRRTVKQDTGYKAELLMFVNKDVRVSGCYGMFVPGPSPSKVAMATVDSWTSLAVELAHSRALEEPRGLVLQAVLKYSTQCGERRIRVHTLTLKCSRHLQDTYRNCQAQTLLTFYCKKMYCGALERPLQELREELQTEVTELLASYRKHCGSSSVSAGQLVLPQHLRALPVYVNSLRKSEVLLPGVRSSVHQRLQQRCQVVAMDPLSTATHFYPRLLPLFPALSGSLAGEAALRCSAASLDPGALYLVHAPLALLLWVGAEVPACTLAQLFNTSCFSSLPSGETKLPPLENSVSARVRSLVDSLNSQVSCARTLLVVKQGDACKEVLQRHLVEDKSPNGGASYADFLYHLHVNSVRLLQ; encoded by the exons ATGAACCCTACAGTTCCCCTTCACCCCGCCTCACCTGTCCAGCCTGCGTGGCTCCTCCCCCCAAACAGAG GTGCTGAAGCTTCTGAGCCGGACCACGGTGTCACGCTGCAG TCGCCGACCTCGGAGTCTCGCTATGGCCTGAACCCGGAGCTGCTGCCTAGTGCG gtgaaaGTCATGGCTGACGATGCAGCGGCGTGGGCAGACAAGGTTTTCATGTCGGAGCCTTTTTCTGGTCTTCCTCCCCTGCCCACCACGCTGTGTGTCTTCCAGGATCGAG gcaaTGTGAGCCCACGTGTCATCCGCCCCACGTCCTACTGCGCCCCCTTCGACGGTCAGATGGCTCTGCGCAGCCGTGTCCCTATGGGGGCTGTGGTCACTCCTCTGGCTGGTCCAGCGGACAGCGAG ACACCCCCGCCGCtgtgcagagaggaggagtgCGTGTCCGGGTGTCGCTCCTGTGGGGCCTACATGTGCTCGGCCGTCAGCTGGCAGGACTGTGGTCAGAGGTTCTACTGCCCCTTCTGTGGGAAGCTGAGTGAAG TGTCCTGGCAGCACTACCAGCCCACTGCTGGAGTCCAGGGCGCCCGGGTGGACAGGGAGAAGAGACCTGAGCTTCACATGGGCTCGTACGAGATCCTCAGCTCTCAGAAG GATGAAGCTGCTGTTCTTCTCCTGGCCGTCGATGTTTCTGCGTGCGCGCTGAGAACTGGAAACTTGGAGTTTGTGACGCGTCAGCTGCACGAGCTTCTCTCCTCCCTGAAGAG AGAGCACGGTGGGACCCGCGTCGGCCTGATCACATACGACAGCAGGGTCCACCTCTACGATCTCAGCCTCCACCTGTCCCGTCCACACATGCTGGTCCTCACAGACACAGAAGACCTGCTGCTTCCTGTGAGCGAGGGGCTGCTGGTGCCCCTGGAGGACTGTGTGGAGAGTCTGCACAG tgtgttccAGCTCCTTCCTCACTTCACGCCCGAGTGCGACGACTCCGCCGGAGTCTCTCTGGAGCTTCCTGTCAGAGCTGGACTCGCTGTGCTCCAA ACTCTCAAGTGTCCCGGcaagctgctgctcttccacaCCGCTCCTTTGACTGAGATTGGACCCTCCACCACCTCAGGTTTCTTTGGCTCCAACAAACCAAAG ACCCTCTTCCAGCCCTCGGACGGAGCCATCTCATTGGCCAAGCAGTGTGTCAGTCAAGGATGTGGCGTCCACCTCTTCTTTCTTGCCTTTCAAGATGTGGGCGGTGCCTGGCCCGGACACGTTCCCTATCTGACGGGCGGAGCGCTGCACTCCTACAGCCACCTTCAG GGAGAACTGGACCAGGAGCGGTTCAGCAGCGACCTCAGAAGGACTGTGAAGCAGGACACGGGTTACAAAGCAGAGCTACTGATGTTCGTCAACAAAG ATGTGCGCGTGTCCGGCTGTTACGGGATGTTTGTCCCAGGTCCGAGCCCCAGCAaagtcgccatggcaacggtgGACTCCTGGACAAGCCTGGCGGTGGAACTGGCTCACAGCAGGGCTCTGGAGGAGCCCCGAGGTCTGGTCCTGCAG GCTGTCCTGAAGTACTCCACTCAGTGCGGAGAACGGAGGATCAGGGTTCACACACTCACCTTAAAATGCTCACGCCACCTGCAGGACACTTACCGCAACTGCCAGGCGCAGACTCTCCTCACCTTCTACTGCAAGAAGA TGTACTGCGGAGCTctggagcgccccctgcaggagctgAGGGAGGAACTGCAGACGGAGGTGACGGAGCTTTTGGCGTCCTATCGCAAACACTGCGGCTCCTCGTCAGTTTCGGCTGGTCAG CTGGTGCTTCCTCAGCATCTGCGAGCGCTGCCCGTCTACGTCAACAGTCTGAGGAAGAGCGAGGTGCTGCTCCCTGGAGTGAGGAGCTCCGTCCACCAGCGGCTGCAGCAGCGCTGCCAGGTCGTGGCCATGGATCCCCTCAGCACTGCCACTCACTTCTACCCCCGGCTGCTCCCGCTG ttTCCTGCCCTCAGCGGCTCTTTGGCTGGCGAGGCGGCGCTGCGCTGCAGTGCTGCCAGCCTGGACCCCGGCGCTCTGTATCTGGTTCACGCCCCCCTTGCCCTGCTGCTCTGGGTCGGTGCCGAGGTCCCAGCATGCACTCTGGCGCAGCTCTTTAACACCAGCTGCTTCTCGTCGCTGCCATCTGGTGAG ACCAAGCTGCCTCCTCTGGAGAACTCCGTCTCCGCGAGAGTCCGATCTCTTGTCGACTCACTGAACTCTCAGGTGTCCTGTGCTCGCACA ctgttgGTCGTGAAGCAGGGCGACGCCTGCAAGGAGGtcctgcagcgccacctggtggaagACAAGAGTCCAAACGGCGGGGCTTCGTATGCCGACTTCCTCTATCACCTCCACGTTAACTCGGTTCGCCTGCTGCAGTGA
- the si:dkey-13n15.2 gene encoding protein transport protein Sec24C isoform X1 produces MKDLPVLPFRARPRKNRANQWRGCRMMDVPPANQSQTPCQWADYSSWSSPCSPLPALQHLSVGSPQTQSSSSSSCNSSFGPPYHQAYVNGGQVPPPSSLPLPSKPHQASHVTPHCVQQVSPAPLVSPGFQNGPQMNPTVPLHPASPVQPAWLLPPNRGAEASEPDHGVTLQSPTSESRYGLNPELLPSAVKVMADDAAAWADKVFMSEPFSGLPPLPTTLCVFQDRGNVSPRVIRPTSYCAPFDGQMALRSRVPMGAVVTPLAGPADSETPPPLCREEECVSGCRSCGAYMCSAVSWQDCGQRFYCPFCGKLSEVSWQHYQPTAGVQGARVDREKRPELHMGSYEILSSQKDEAAVLLLAVDVSACALRTGNLEFVTRQLHELLSSLKREHGGTRVGLITYDSRVHLYDLSLHLSRPHMLVLTDTEDLLLPVSEGLLVPLEDCVESLHSVFQLLPHFTPECDDSAGVSLELPVRAGLAVLQTLKCPGKLLLFHTAPLTEIGPSTTSGFFGSNKPKTLFQPSDGAISLAKQCVSQGCGVHLFFLAFQDVGGAWPGHVPYLTGGALHSYSHLQGELDQERFSSDLRRTVKQDTGYKAELLMFVNKDVRVSGCYGMFVPGPSPSKVAMATVDSWTSLAVELAHSRALEEPRGLVLQAVLKYSTQCGERRIRVHTLTLKCSRHLQDTYRNCQAQTLLTFYCKKMYCGALERPLQELREELQTEVTELLASYRKHCGSSSVSAGQLVLPQHLRALPVYVNSLRKSEVLLPGVRSSVHQRLQQRCQVVAMDPLSTATHFYPRLLPLFPALSGSLAGEAALRCSAASLDPGALYLVHAPLALLLWVGAEVPACTLAQLFNTSCFSSLPSGETKLPPLENSVSARVRSLVDSLNSQVSCARTLLVVKQGDACKEVLQRHLVEDKSPNGGASYADFLYHLHVNSVRLLQ; encoded by the exons ATGAAAGATCTGCCGGTGTTGCCTTTTAGAGCCCGCCCCAGAAAGAACCGAGCCAATCAGTGGCGTGGATGCAGAATGATGGACGTCCCTCCAGCCAATCAGAGCCAGACGCCATGTCAGTGGGCCGATTACAGCAGCTGGTCCTCCCCCTGTAGCCCCCTGCCCGCCCTGCAGCACCTCAGTGTGGGCTCCCCTCAGACCCAGAGCTCCTCTTCATCCAGTTGTAACTCCAGCTTTGGACCACCGTATCATCAAGCTTATGTCAATGGAGGACAGgtccctcctccatcttctcttcctcttccaagCAAGCCTCATCAAGCATCACATGTCACTCCTCACTGTGTCCAGCAAGTGTCGCCTGCTCCTCTTGTGTCCCCTGGTTTTCAGAATGGGCCACAAATGAACCCTACAGTTCCCCTTCACCCCGCCTCACCTGTCCAGCCTGCGTGGCTCCTCCCCCCAAACAGAG GTGCTGAAGCTTCTGAGCCGGACCACGGTGTCACGCTGCAG TCGCCGACCTCGGAGTCTCGCTATGGCCTGAACCCGGAGCTGCTGCCTAGTGCG gtgaaaGTCATGGCTGACGATGCAGCGGCGTGGGCAGACAAGGTTTTCATGTCGGAGCCTTTTTCTGGTCTTCCTCCCCTGCCCACCACGCTGTGTGTCTTCCAGGATCGAG gcaaTGTGAGCCCACGTGTCATCCGCCCCACGTCCTACTGCGCCCCCTTCGACGGTCAGATGGCTCTGCGCAGCCGTGTCCCTATGGGGGCTGTGGTCACTCCTCTGGCTGGTCCAGCGGACAGCGAG ACACCCCCGCCGCtgtgcagagaggaggagtgCGTGTCCGGGTGTCGCTCCTGTGGGGCCTACATGTGCTCGGCCGTCAGCTGGCAGGACTGTGGTCAGAGGTTCTACTGCCCCTTCTGTGGGAAGCTGAGTGAAG TGTCCTGGCAGCACTACCAGCCCACTGCTGGAGTCCAGGGCGCCCGGGTGGACAGGGAGAAGAGACCTGAGCTTCACATGGGCTCGTACGAGATCCTCAGCTCTCAGAAG GATGAAGCTGCTGTTCTTCTCCTGGCCGTCGATGTTTCTGCGTGCGCGCTGAGAACTGGAAACTTGGAGTTTGTGACGCGTCAGCTGCACGAGCTTCTCTCCTCCCTGAAGAG AGAGCACGGTGGGACCCGCGTCGGCCTGATCACATACGACAGCAGGGTCCACCTCTACGATCTCAGCCTCCACCTGTCCCGTCCACACATGCTGGTCCTCACAGACACAGAAGACCTGCTGCTTCCTGTGAGCGAGGGGCTGCTGGTGCCCCTGGAGGACTGTGTGGAGAGTCTGCACAG tgtgttccAGCTCCTTCCTCACTTCACGCCCGAGTGCGACGACTCCGCCGGAGTCTCTCTGGAGCTTCCTGTCAGAGCTGGACTCGCTGTGCTCCAA ACTCTCAAGTGTCCCGGcaagctgctgctcttccacaCCGCTCCTTTGACTGAGATTGGACCCTCCACCACCTCAGGTTTCTTTGGCTCCAACAAACCAAAG ACCCTCTTCCAGCCCTCGGACGGAGCCATCTCATTGGCCAAGCAGTGTGTCAGTCAAGGATGTGGCGTCCACCTCTTCTTTCTTGCCTTTCAAGATGTGGGCGGTGCCTGGCCCGGACACGTTCCCTATCTGACGGGCGGAGCGCTGCACTCCTACAGCCACCTTCAG GGAGAACTGGACCAGGAGCGGTTCAGCAGCGACCTCAGAAGGACTGTGAAGCAGGACACGGGTTACAAAGCAGAGCTACTGATGTTCGTCAACAAAG ATGTGCGCGTGTCCGGCTGTTACGGGATGTTTGTCCCAGGTCCGAGCCCCAGCAaagtcgccatggcaacggtgGACTCCTGGACAAGCCTGGCGGTGGAACTGGCTCACAGCAGGGCTCTGGAGGAGCCCCGAGGTCTGGTCCTGCAG GCTGTCCTGAAGTACTCCACTCAGTGCGGAGAACGGAGGATCAGGGTTCACACACTCACCTTAAAATGCTCACGCCACCTGCAGGACACTTACCGCAACTGCCAGGCGCAGACTCTCCTCACCTTCTACTGCAAGAAGA TGTACTGCGGAGCTctggagcgccccctgcaggagctgAGGGAGGAACTGCAGACGGAGGTGACGGAGCTTTTGGCGTCCTATCGCAAACACTGCGGCTCCTCGTCAGTTTCGGCTGGTCAG CTGGTGCTTCCTCAGCATCTGCGAGCGCTGCCCGTCTACGTCAACAGTCTGAGGAAGAGCGAGGTGCTGCTCCCTGGAGTGAGGAGCTCCGTCCACCAGCGGCTGCAGCAGCGCTGCCAGGTCGTGGCCATGGATCCCCTCAGCACTGCCACTCACTTCTACCCCCGGCTGCTCCCGCTG ttTCCTGCCCTCAGCGGCTCTTTGGCTGGCGAGGCGGCGCTGCGCTGCAGTGCTGCCAGCCTGGACCCCGGCGCTCTGTATCTGGTTCACGCCCCCCTTGCCCTGCTGCTCTGGGTCGGTGCCGAGGTCCCAGCATGCACTCTGGCGCAGCTCTTTAACACCAGCTGCTTCTCGTCGCTGCCATCTGGTGAG ACCAAGCTGCCTCCTCTGGAGAACTCCGTCTCCGCGAGAGTCCGATCTCTTGTCGACTCACTGAACTCTCAGGTGTCCTGTGCTCGCACA ctgttgGTCGTGAAGCAGGGCGACGCCTGCAAGGAGGtcctgcagcgccacctggtggaagACAAGAGTCCAAACGGCGGGGCTTCGTATGCCGACTTCCTCTATCACCTCCACGTTAACTCGGTTCGCCTGCTGCAGTGA